The Nocardioides sp. S5 genome includes a window with the following:
- a CDS encoding succinate dehydrogenase cytochrome b subunit: protein MPTELRDSRPTLVKGARASRTTVALKLAMAGSGFLFVGFVLAHMYGNLKAFAGHDAFNEYAEHLRELGEPLLPHEGALWILRLGLLLSLVVHVVTGVILWRRAARARTTKYTVKKTAGVTRASLMMRWGGVTILVFLIWHLLNFTIGKVNVQGGATNDPYNLLVDTFDVWWMTVIYLVAMLALGAHLHHGIWSAAQTLGWTGTAAKRRRAKQVGLATALVISVGYSLVPLAVLAGIITK from the coding sequence GTGCCAACTGAACTCAGAGACTCACGTCCCACCCTGGTGAAGGGCGCGCGGGCATCGCGCACCACGGTCGCGCTGAAGCTCGCCATGGCGGGCAGCGGCTTCCTCTTCGTGGGCTTCGTGCTCGCGCACATGTACGGCAACCTCAAGGCGTTCGCCGGCCACGACGCGTTCAACGAGTACGCCGAGCACCTGCGCGAGCTCGGTGAGCCGCTGCTGCCGCACGAGGGCGCGCTGTGGATCCTGCGCCTGGGTCTGCTCCTGTCACTGGTGGTGCACGTCGTCACCGGCGTGATCCTGTGGCGCCGCGCCGCGCGCGCCCGCACCACGAAGTACACCGTGAAGAAGACCGCCGGTGTCACGCGCGCGAGCCTGATGATGCGCTGGGGCGGCGTCACCATCCTGGTGTTCCTGATCTGGCACCTGCTCAACTTCACCATCGGCAAGGTCAACGTGCAGGGCGGGGCGACCAACGACCCCTACAACCTTCTGGTCGACACCTTCGACGTGTGGTGGATGACGGTGATCTACCTCGTCGCGATGCTGGCGCTGGGCGCCCACCTGCACCATGGGATCTGGAGCGCCGCCCAGACGCTCGGCTGGACCGGCACCGCCGCGAAGCGACGCCGCGCCAAGCAGGTCGGCCTCGCTACGGCACTGGTCATCTCGGTCGGCTACTCGCTCGTCCCGCTCGCCGTCCTCGCCGGCATCATCACCAAGTAA
- a CDS encoding fumarate reductase/succinate dehydrogenase flavoprotein subunit: MINENSSPAEGRHPMTGNAMSGEARGGMERHAYDVVVVGAGGAGLRAAIAAHDAGARTAIVCKSLLGKAHTVMAEGGIAAAMGNRWPEDNWEVHFRDTMRGGKMLNNWRMAQLHAQEAPERVQELEDWGALFDRTEDGLISQRDFGGHKYARLAHVGDRTGLEMIRTLQQRAVSLGIDVFMECTVTDVFKEAKDGQSRVSGAFAYWRESGRFIVFDAPSVILATGGIGKSFKVTSNSWEYTGDGHALAMRAGASLINMEFVQFHPTGMVWPPSVKGLLVTESVRGDGGILKNSEGERFMFDYIPEFFRAETADTVEEADAWYEDKKNNRRPPELLPRDEVARAINSEIKAGRGTPHGGIYLDIASRRTPEFIRKRLPSMYHQFKELADVDITAEPMEIGPTCHYVMGGVEVDADTQESAVTGLYAVGECSGGMHGSNRLGGNSLGDLLVFGKRAGEHASTYAASLGDARPQVDDSDVKAAQASALAPFEVEGGENPYSIQSDLQQSMNDLVGIIRTRTELEESLGEIEAFKERARTMVVEGHRQYNPGWHLALDLRNMLIVSECIAKAALAREESRGGHTRDDFPGPDPAWGTKNLVVTLDADGTGVELQEKPLPEMPDELKGYFA, encoded by the coding sequence ATGATCAACGAGAACAGTTCCCCGGCGGAGGGCCGCCACCCGATGACCGGCAACGCGATGTCCGGCGAGGCCCGCGGCGGCATGGAGCGCCACGCGTACGACGTCGTGGTGGTCGGTGCGGGCGGGGCGGGGCTGCGCGCGGCGATCGCGGCCCACGACGCGGGTGCGCGTACGGCGATCGTGTGCAAGTCGCTGCTCGGCAAGGCCCACACGGTGATGGCCGAGGGCGGCATCGCAGCGGCGATGGGCAACCGCTGGCCGGAGGACAACTGGGAGGTCCACTTCCGCGACACCATGCGCGGCGGCAAGATGCTCAACAACTGGCGGATGGCGCAGCTGCACGCGCAGGAGGCGCCGGAGCGGGTCCAGGAGCTCGAGGACTGGGGTGCGCTCTTCGACCGCACCGAGGACGGGCTGATCTCCCAGCGCGACTTCGGGGGCCACAAGTACGCCCGGCTCGCGCACGTCGGCGACCGCACCGGACTGGAGATGATCCGCACGCTCCAGCAGCGGGCGGTGTCGCTGGGCATCGACGTCTTCATGGAGTGCACGGTCACCGACGTCTTCAAGGAGGCCAAGGACGGGCAGAGCCGGGTCTCGGGCGCCTTCGCCTACTGGCGCGAGTCGGGGCGCTTCATCGTCTTCGACGCGCCCAGCGTCATCCTCGCCACCGGCGGCATCGGGAAGTCCTTCAAGGTCACCTCGAACTCGTGGGAGTACACCGGTGACGGCCACGCGCTCGCGATGCGGGCCGGCGCGAGCCTGATCAACATGGAGTTCGTGCAGTTCCACCCCACCGGCATGGTGTGGCCGCCCTCGGTGAAGGGGCTGCTGGTCACCGAGTCGGTGCGCGGCGACGGCGGCATCCTCAAGAACTCCGAGGGCGAGCGCTTCATGTTCGACTACATCCCCGAGTTCTTCCGGGCCGAGACCGCGGACACCGTCGAGGAGGCGGACGCGTGGTACGAGGACAAGAAGAACAACCGCCGTCCTCCGGAGCTGCTGCCACGCGACGAGGTGGCCCGCGCGATCAACTCCGAGATCAAGGCCGGACGCGGCACGCCGCACGGCGGCATCTACCTCGACATCGCCTCGCGGCGTACGCCGGAGTTCATCCGCAAGCGGCTGCCGTCGATGTACCACCAGTTCAAGGAGCTCGCCGACGTCGACATCACGGCCGAGCCGATGGAGATCGGCCCCACCTGCCACTACGTGATGGGCGGCGTCGAGGTCGACGCCGACACCCAGGAGAGCGCGGTGACCGGGCTCTACGCCGTGGGCGAGTGCTCGGGCGGCATGCACGGCTCGAACCGGCTCGGCGGCAACTCGCTGGGCGACCTGCTGGTCTTCGGCAAGCGCGCCGGCGAGCACGCATCGACGTACGCCGCCTCGCTGGGCGACGCGCGGCCGCAGGTCGACGATTCGGACGTGAAGGCCGCGCAGGCGAGCGCGCTCGCGCCCTTCGAGGTCGAGGGTGGCGAGAACCCCTACTCCATCCAGTCCGACCTCCAGCAGTCGATGAACGACCTGGTCGGCATCATCCGCACGCGCACCGAGCTCGAGGAGTCGCTGGGCGAGATCGAGGCCTTCAAGGAGCGGGCGCGGACGATGGTCGTCGAGGGCCACCGGCAGTACAACCCCGGCTGGCACCTCGCCCTCGACCTGCGCAACATGCTCATCGTCAGCGAGTGCATCGCGAAGGCCGCGCTCGCCCGCGAGGAGTCGCGCGGTGGTCACACCCGCGACGACTTCCCGGGCCCCGACCCCGCGTGGGGCACCAAGAACCTCGTGGTCACCCTCGACGCCGATGGCACCGGGGTGGAGCTGCAGGAGAAGCCGCTGCCGGAGATGCCGGACGAGCTGAAGGGGTACTTCGCATGA
- a CDS encoding succinate dehydrogenase/fumarate reductase iron-sulfur subunit, which yields MSYTLKLRIWRGDRDGGEIQDFPVEVSDGEVVLDAIHRVQATQAGDLAVRWNCKAGKCGSCSAEVNGRPRLMCMCRLSDFEQDETITVTPMRTFPVIRDLVTDVSFNYEKAKQLPAAKLGPRDSDGKRRMAQVDVERGQEFRKCIECFLCQDVCHVVRDHEDNKEAFAGPRFFLRYAELDMHPLDTHDRRELAQGAAGLGMCNITKCCTEVCPEGIRITDNAIIPMKERVVDKKFDPLVWLGNKIGLRSKDDEGRTEV from the coding sequence ATGAGCTACACCTTGAAATTGCGGATCTGGCGCGGCGACCGGGACGGCGGCGAGATCCAGGACTTCCCGGTCGAGGTGTCCGACGGCGAGGTCGTGCTCGACGCGATCCACCGCGTGCAGGCCACCCAGGCCGGTGACCTGGCCGTGCGGTGGAACTGCAAGGCCGGCAAGTGCGGCTCGTGCAGCGCCGAGGTCAACGGCCGCCCGCGCCTGATGTGCATGTGCCGGCTCTCGGACTTCGAGCAGGACGAGACGATCACGGTGACGCCGATGCGCACCTTCCCGGTCATCCGCGACCTGGTCACCGACGTGTCCTTCAACTACGAGAAGGCCAAGCAGCTGCCCGCCGCGAAGCTCGGTCCCCGCGACAGCGACGGCAAGCGCCGGATGGCGCAGGTCGACGTCGAGCGCGGCCAGGAGTTCCGCAAGTGCATCGAGTGCTTCTTGTGCCAGGACGTGTGCCACGTCGTACGCGACCACGAGGACAACAAGGAGGCGTTCGCCGGGCCGCGCTTCTTCCTGCGCTACGCCGAGCTCGACATGCATCCGCTCGACACCCACGACCGGCGCGAGCTCGCCCAGGGAGCGGCGGGCCTGGGGATGTGCAACATCACCAAGTGCTGCACCGAGGTCTGCCCCGAGGGCATCCGGATCACCGACAACGCGATCATCCCGATGAAGGAGCGGGTGGTGGACAAGAAGTTCGACCCCCTGGTCTGGCTGGGCAACAAGATCGGTCTGCGCAGCAAGGACGACGAGGGCCGCACCGAGGTCTGA
- a CDS encoding methylmalonyl-CoA mutase family protein: MSDLDGGLDEPEELQPEEGSLRLVGEGDSYGPAAWEAATAAVLRKARRLRDDAPDSDVWSVLTRTTLDGIDVPPIGQPADLDGLRTSGRPTRTGAWDIRTPLVGDDAAAVNEAALVDLDNGATSLHLDVERGTDLARALRGVLLDLAPVTLERPDAEQSEALARLLEDTANDPHPGSNLSADPATAEMFGHRVADDGRTPFGSFVDTVRRAQALGVLGAVVDGTALHDRGASDAQELGWTMAVGVHYLRILAEAGFTVDEAAGLIEFRYASTDEQFPTIAKLRAARRLWARVLDASGADDVAQRQHVITSRAMMTKQDPWVNMLRGTVAAFAAGVGGADAITVVPFDERLGQPDAFGRRIARNTSSLLIEEAHVAAVSDPAGGSYAVERLTDDLAVAGWAELGRIESDGGFGEQAAAGVKERVRAVAAARDAGIADRSRPLTGISEFPNLAEVLPERAPWGRGGVRHYGWAYEDMRAEPATEKVFLATMGPIAAHTARATFATNLFAAGGVAVEAAGPTDGVDAVTAAWSGQRVACLAGTDAAYAEWGADLVAALRAAGAAYVVLAGKPGEKTVTDVDDSCAMGVDALGFLGRIREELSR, from the coding sequence ATGAGCGACCTCGACGGTGGACTGGACGAGCCCGAGGAGCTGCAGCCCGAGGAGGGCTCGCTCCGGCTGGTGGGCGAGGGCGACTCCTACGGCCCCGCAGCCTGGGAGGCGGCGACCGCGGCGGTGCTGCGCAAGGCCCGGCGGCTGCGCGACGACGCACCCGACTCCGACGTCTGGTCGGTGCTGACGCGGACCACGCTCGACGGGATCGACGTGCCGCCGATCGGACAGCCGGCCGACCTCGACGGCCTCCGCACGTCGGGCCGTCCCACGCGCACCGGCGCCTGGGACATCCGTACGCCGCTGGTCGGCGACGACGCGGCCGCCGTCAACGAGGCGGCCCTGGTCGACCTCGACAACGGCGCCACCTCGCTGCACCTCGACGTCGAGCGCGGCACCGACCTGGCCCGCGCGCTGCGTGGGGTGCTGCTCGACCTTGCCCCCGTCACCCTCGAGCGACCCGACGCCGAGCAGTCCGAGGCGCTCGCCCGGCTGCTCGAGGACACCGCGAACGACCCGCACCCCGGCAGCAACCTCTCCGCCGACCCGGCCACCGCCGAGATGTTCGGCCACCGGGTCGCCGACGACGGGCGTACGCCCTTCGGGTCCTTCGTCGACACCGTCCGCCGGGCGCAGGCGCTCGGCGTGCTCGGTGCCGTCGTCGACGGCACGGCGCTCCACGACCGCGGCGCCAGCGACGCCCAGGAGCTCGGCTGGACGATGGCCGTCGGCGTCCACTACCTGCGGATCCTCGCCGAGGCGGGGTTCACCGTGGACGAGGCGGCCGGTCTCATCGAGTTCCGCTACGCCTCCACCGACGAGCAGTTCCCCACGATCGCGAAGCTGCGCGCGGCACGGCGACTCTGGGCCAGGGTGCTCGACGCCAGCGGTGCGGACGACGTCGCGCAGCGTCAGCACGTCATCACCAGCCGCGCCATGATGACGAAGCAGGACCCGTGGGTGAACATGCTCCGCGGCACCGTCGCGGCCTTCGCGGCCGGTGTCGGAGGTGCCGACGCGATCACCGTCGTGCCCTTCGACGAGCGGCTCGGCCAGCCCGACGCGTTCGGCCGGCGGATCGCCCGCAACACGTCCTCCCTGCTCATCGAGGAGGCGCACGTCGCCGCGGTGTCCGACCCCGCGGGCGGGTCGTACGCCGTCGAGAGGCTCACCGACGACCTCGCCGTGGCCGGCTGGGCCGAGCTGGGCCGGATCGAGTCCGACGGCGGCTTCGGCGAGCAGGCCGCTGCGGGCGTCAAGGAGCGGGTGCGCGCGGTCGCGGCCGCTCGCGACGCCGGCATCGCCGACCGCTCGCGCCCGCTGACGGGGATCTCGGAGTTCCCGAACCTCGCCGAGGTCCTGCCCGAGCGCGCCCCCTGGGGCCGTGGAGGCGTGCGCCACTACGGCTGGGCCTACGAGGACATGCGGGCCGAGCCCGCCACGGAGAAGGTCTTCCTCGCCACGATGGGCCCGATCGCCGCGCACACCGCACGCGCCACCTTCGCCACCAACCTGTTCGCCGCCGGCGGCGTCGCCGTCGAGGCGGCCGGCCCGACCGACGGCGTGGACGCGGTCACCGCGGCCTGGTCCGGCCAGCGGGTCGCCTGCCTGGCCGGCACCGACGCGGCCTACGCCGAGTGGGGCGCCGACCTCGTCGCCGCGCTGCGTGCGGCAGGTGCGGCGTACGTCGTGCTCGCGGGCAAGCCGGGGGAGAAGACCGTGACCGACGTCGACGACTCGTGTGCCATGGGGGTCGATGCGCTCGGCTTCCTCGGCCGGATCCGAGAGGAGCTCAGCCGATGA
- the scpA gene encoding methylmalonyl-CoA mutase has translation MSIPENFAEVGLGGFEAPGTDRHSARTSTTEGGAGEPWTSPEGIDILPVYGPEHLEGLDGLDTWPGIAPFLRGPYPTMYTTQPWTVRQYAGFSTAEESNAFYRRNLAAGQKGLSVAFDLATHRGYDSDHPRVRGDVGMAGVAIDSIYDTRTLFDGIPLDEMSVSMTMNGAVLPVLALYIAAAEEQGVKPEQLAGTIQNDILKEFMVRNTYIYPPAPSMRIISDIFAFTSQKMPRFNSISISGYHIQEAGATADLELAYTLADGVEYIRAGLGTGMTIDQFAPRLSFFWAIGMNFFMEVAKMRAARALWARLVDDFDPQNPKSRSLRTHSQTSGWSLTAQDVFNNVGRTCIEAMASTQGHTQSLHTNALDEAIALPTDFSARIARNTQLLLQQESGTTHVIDPWAGSYYVEKLTHDLAERAWAHILEAERAGGMAAAIEQGIPKMRIEEAAARTQARIDSGAQKVIGVNTFRLPVEDKLDVLRVDNDDVYRQQVAKLERLRAKRDDDAVRRSLDALTASAERGPVGGGSLEGNLLALAVDAARAKATVGEISDALEKVYGRHQAVIRTISGVYRDEAAKSDGAAGGKVAEVLAATEEFEAEEGRRPRILVAKMGQDGHDRGQKVVVTAFADLGFDVDVGPLFSTPEEVAQQAIDADVHIVGVSSLAAGHLTLLPALKQALADQGRPDIMIVIGGVIPPDDVETLREMGAAAVFLPGTVIAESALDLIARLREQTA, from the coding sequence ATGAGCATTCCGGAGAACTTTGCGGAGGTGGGTCTGGGAGGTTTCGAGGCTCCCGGCACCGATCGACACAGCGCTCGCACCTCAACCACCGAAGGGGGCGCAGGGGAGCCGTGGACGAGCCCGGAGGGCATCGACATCCTCCCGGTCTACGGCCCCGAGCACCTCGAGGGACTCGACGGCCTCGACACGTGGCCGGGCATCGCGCCGTTCCTGCGCGGCCCCTACCCGACGATGTACACCACCCAGCCGTGGACGGTCCGGCAGTACGCCGGCTTCTCCACCGCCGAGGAGTCCAACGCCTTCTACCGTCGCAACCTCGCGGCCGGGCAGAAGGGCCTGAGCGTCGCCTTCGACCTCGCGACCCACCGCGGCTACGACTCCGACCACCCGCGGGTGCGCGGGGACGTGGGCATGGCGGGCGTGGCGATCGACTCGATCTACGACACCCGCACCCTCTTCGACGGCATCCCGCTCGACGAGATGTCGGTGTCGATGACGATGAACGGTGCGGTGCTGCCCGTGCTCGCGCTCTACATCGCGGCGGCCGAGGAGCAGGGGGTGAAGCCGGAGCAGCTCGCGGGGACCATCCAGAACGACATCCTCAAGGAGTTCATGGTCCGCAACACCTACATCTACCCGCCGGCGCCGAGCATGCGGATCATCAGCGACATCTTCGCCTTCACCAGCCAGAAGATGCCGCGCTTCAACTCCATCTCGATCTCCGGCTACCACATCCAGGAGGCCGGGGCGACCGCCGACCTGGAGCTGGCCTACACGCTCGCCGACGGCGTGGAGTACATCCGCGCCGGCCTCGGCACCGGGATGACGATCGACCAGTTCGCCCCGCGGCTGAGCTTCTTCTGGGCCATCGGGATGAACTTCTTCATGGAGGTCGCCAAGATGCGCGCCGCCCGGGCGCTGTGGGCCCGGCTCGTGGACGACTTCGACCCGCAGAACCCCAAGTCGCGCTCGCTGCGCACCCACAGCCAGACGTCGGGCTGGTCGCTCACCGCGCAGGACGTCTTCAACAACGTCGGGCGCACCTGCATCGAGGCGATGGCCTCGACCCAGGGCCACACCCAGTCGCTGCACACCAACGCCCTCGACGAGGCGATCGCGCTGCCCACCGACTTCTCCGCGCGCATCGCGCGCAACACCCAGCTGCTGCTGCAGCAGGAGTCCGGCACCACCCACGTCATCGACCCGTGGGCCGGCTCCTACTACGTCGAGAAGCTCACCCACGACCTGGCGGAGCGGGCCTGGGCCCACATCCTCGAGGCCGAGCGGGCCGGCGGCATGGCGGCGGCGATCGAGCAGGGGATCCCCAAGATGCGCATCGAGGAGGCGGCCGCCCGCACCCAGGCGCGCATCGACTCGGGTGCCCAGAAGGTCATCGGCGTGAACACCTTCCGGCTCCCGGTCGAGGACAAGCTCGACGTGCTGCGCGTCGACAACGACGACGTCTACCGCCAGCAGGTCGCCAAGCTCGAGCGGCTGCGCGCCAAGCGCGACGACGACGCCGTACGCCGTTCGCTGGACGCGCTGACGGCCTCGGCCGAGCGCGGCCCGGTCGGCGGCGGCTCCCTCGAGGGCAACCTCCTCGCGCTGGCCGTCGACGCGGCCCGCGCCAAGGCCACCGTCGGGGAGATCTCCGACGCGCTGGAGAAGGTCTACGGCCGCCACCAGGCGGTGATCCGTACGATCAGCGGCGTGTACCGCGACGAGGCAGCCAAGTCCGACGGGGCAGCCGGTGGCAAGGTCGCCGAGGTCCTCGCCGCGACCGAGGAGTTCGAGGCCGAAGAGGGTCGCCGCCCGCGCATCCTCGTGGCCAAGATGGGCCAGGACGGCCACGACCGCGGACAGAAGGTCGTCGTCACCGCCTTCGCCGACCTCGGCTTCGACGTCGACGTGGGCCCGCTGTTCTCCACGCCCGAGGAAGTCGCCCAGCAGGCGATCGACGCCGACGTGCACATCGTCGGCGTCTCCTCGCTGGCCGCGGGACACCTGACCCTCCTGCCGGCGCTCAAGCAGGCGCTGGCCGACCAGGGGCGCCCCGACATCATGATCGTCATCGGGGGCGTCATCCCGCCCGACGACGTCGAGACGCTCCGGGAGATGGGTGCGGCCGCGGTGTTCCTGCCCGGCACGGTGATCGCGGAGTCCGCGCTCGACCTCATCGCACGCCTGCGGGAGCAGACCGCCTGA
- the meaB gene encoding methylmalonyl Co-A mutase-associated GTPase MeaB, which produces MARPVDVAALVEGVRAGRRADVSRAITLVESSRTEHRAAARELLTLLADTELPPATRVGISGVPGVGKSTFIEALGTRLTAAGHRVGVLAVDPSSVRTGGSVLGDKTRMATLAVDPRAFIRPSPTAGTLGGVARATTQAMLVLEAAGHDVVLVETVGVGQSEVTVAGMVDTFCFLTIARTGDQLQGIKKGILEIADVVAVNKADGPHEADARVAARELAGALRLVRGHAEWAPPVVTCSALTGAGVDDVWQHVGEHRAHLGADGLAHKRAGQQLDFTWALVRDELAQRLRTSPGVAAVRDDVRRAVLAGELPAPLAADRLLAAYDGDAN; this is translated from the coding sequence ATGGCTCGTCCCGTGGACGTCGCCGCGCTGGTGGAGGGGGTCCGCGCCGGGCGTCGTGCCGACGTCTCGCGCGCCATCACGCTGGTCGAGTCGTCGCGGACCGAGCACCGGGCGGCTGCCCGCGAGCTGCTGACCCTGCTCGCCGACACCGAGCTGCCGCCCGCGACCCGCGTCGGCATCTCCGGCGTGCCGGGCGTGGGCAAGTCGACCTTCATCGAGGCGCTCGGCACCCGGCTGACCGCCGCCGGGCACCGCGTCGGCGTGCTGGCCGTCGACCCGTCGTCGGTGCGCACGGGCGGCTCGGTGCTGGGCGACAAGACCCGGATGGCGACCCTCGCGGTGGACCCCCGCGCCTTCATCCGCCCCTCGCCCACCGCCGGGACGCTGGGCGGAGTGGCCCGCGCGACCACCCAGGCGATGCTGGTGCTGGAGGCCGCCGGCCACGACGTGGTGCTCGTGGAGACGGTCGGCGTCGGCCAGTCGGAGGTCACCGTCGCCGGGATGGTCGACACCTTCTGCTTCCTCACCATCGCGCGCACCGGCGACCAGCTCCAGGGCATCAAGAAGGGCATCCTCGAGATCGCCGACGTCGTCGCGGTCAACAAGGCCGACGGACCCCACGAGGCGGACGCCCGCGTCGCCGCCCGCGAGCTCGCCGGAGCGCTGCGCCTCGTGCGCGGCCACGCGGAGTGGGCGCCCCCGGTCGTCACCTGCTCCGCACTCACCGGGGCCGGGGTCGACGACGTCTGGCAGCACGTGGGGGAGCACCGCGCCCACCTCGGCGCCGACGGCCTGGCCCACAAGCGCGCCGGGCAGCAGCTCGACTTCACCTGGGCACTCGTGCGCGACGAGCTCGCCCAGCGGCTGCGGACCTCGCCGGGCGTCGCGGCAGTGCGCGACGACGTACGCCGTGCGGTGCTGGCGGGCGAGCTGCCCGCCCCCCTGGCCGCGGACCGGCTTCTCGCCGCCTACGACGGGGACGCGAACTAG
- a CDS encoding amidohydrolase, with product MPDTPPASSVTSAVISEIVDKYADDLVALRRDLHAHPELSWEEHRTSEAVVSALEGAGWDIARPQGGGVIAEIGHGDRLVALRADLDALPVDDLISDPWRSTVPGVAHACGHDVHTAGLVGAGLALAEVAVRGLLPGRVRLLFQPAEEVMPGGALHLISAGALEGVSHVFGLHCDPSLDVGRIGLREGPLTGAADSLTVRLIGKGGHTSRPHLTEDLTFALGKVITELPAILSRRLDPRAGVSVVWGMVRAGSAPNVIPHGGVVAGTVRMLDAVAWADAEHLIRQLITAIVAPYSVTAEVTYQRGVPPVVNHEESTRLLGIGVENVLGPHGHVSTAQSLGGEDFGWFLDSVPGAMARLGTRTSGGATYDLHQGNLRIDEAATPIAARVLAEAAVTALSAAG from the coding sequence ATGCCTGACACACCCCCCGCCTCGTCCGTCACCAGTGCCGTGATCTCCGAGATCGTCGACAAGTACGCCGACGACCTCGTCGCCCTCCGGCGTGACCTGCACGCTCACCCCGAGCTCAGCTGGGAGGAGCACCGCACGTCCGAGGCGGTGGTCTCCGCGCTCGAGGGGGCCGGGTGGGACATCGCCCGCCCGCAGGGCGGGGGAGTGATCGCCGAGATCGGTCACGGCGATCGGCTGGTGGCGCTGCGCGCCGACCTCGACGCCCTGCCCGTCGACGACCTGATCTCCGACCCGTGGCGCAGCACCGTCCCCGGTGTGGCCCACGCCTGCGGGCACGACGTGCACACCGCGGGACTCGTCGGCGCCGGCCTGGCCCTCGCGGAGGTCGCCGTCCGCGGCCTGCTCCCGGGACGGGTGCGGCTGCTCTTCCAGCCGGCCGAGGAGGTCATGCCCGGCGGGGCGCTGCACCTCATCTCGGCGGGAGCGCTCGAGGGCGTCTCGCACGTCTTCGGGCTCCACTGCGACCCCAGCCTGGACGTCGGCCGGATCGGGCTGCGTGAGGGGCCGTTGACCGGCGCCGCCGACTCGCTCACCGTCCGGCTGATCGGCAAGGGCGGGCACACCTCGCGTCCGCACCTCACCGAGGACCTCACCTTCGCCCTGGGCAAGGTCATCACCGAGCTGCCCGCCATCCTGAGCCGCCGCCTCGACCCGCGCGCCGGTGTCAGCGTGGTGTGGGGGATGGTGCGCGCGGGCTCGGCGCCCAACGTGATCCCGCACGGCGGCGTCGTCGCGGGCACGGTCAGGATGCTCGACGCGGTCGCGTGGGCCGACGCCGAGCACCTCATCCGCCAGCTCATCACCGCGATCGTCGCCCCCTACAGCGTGACCGCGGAGGTGACCTACCAGCGCGGCGTGCCGCCGGTGGTCAACCACGAGGAGTCGACCCGGCTGCTCGGGATCGGGGTCGAGAACGTCCTCGGCCCGCACGGCCACGTCTCGACCGCCCAGAGCCTGGGCGGCGAGGACTTCGGCTGGTTCCTCGACTCGGTGCCCGGCGCGATGGCGCGGCTCGGGACCCGCACATCCGGCGGAGCGACCTACGACCTCCACCAGGGCAACCTCCGCATCGACGAGGCGGCTACCCCGATCGCCGCCCGCGTGCTCGCCGAGGCGGCGGTCACCGCCCTCTCAGCCGCCGGCTGA
- a CDS encoding ATP-binding protein has product MDQLDPSAPPTSRVGEESLAQSSERYASMFTHHPHAAYSVDLRGYFTDANARALEMTGLSLQELRHTHFSEVIHPEDKHLLGDAFGRAMSGEPQVAEARVLRPDGVVVDIRCTGIPLVVAGEVVGIHGITEDVTEAKQLLRDLEEANLAKSLFLATVSHELRTPLAALVGATDLLMASDLEPEPAHFTRLVHRSGQRLTHLVHDLLEFSGLEAHQTVLHPGPFDVRELVQDVAEWAVPFAESRDLSISFVVDEAVPRTAFGDARRITQVVTNLVQNAITFTSCGSVCVRVRAGAAPDDATTSGTWVEFTVLDSGIGIAEEHVESLFDPFTQTDRFTAREQRGIGLGLAICRQLVDLMGGRLEVCSAPGEGSTFTFAVPLGRADGPAPASAGG; this is encoded by the coding sequence GTGGACCAGCTCGACCCGTCCGCCCCGCCGACCTCGAGGGTCGGCGAGGAGTCACTGGCGCAGAGCAGCGAGCGCTACGCCTCGATGTTCACCCACCATCCGCACGCGGCGTACAGCGTGGACCTGCGCGGCTACTTCACCGACGCCAACGCCCGCGCGCTCGAGATGACCGGCCTGAGCCTGCAGGAGCTGCGGCACACGCACTTCTCCGAGGTCATCCACCCGGAGGACAAGCACCTGCTCGGGGATGCCTTCGGTCGCGCGATGTCGGGCGAGCCCCAGGTCGCCGAGGCGCGCGTCCTGCGGCCCGACGGTGTGGTCGTGGACATCCGGTGCACCGGCATCCCACTGGTCGTCGCCGGCGAGGTCGTCGGCATCCACGGCATCACCGAGGACGTCACCGAGGCCAAGCAGCTGCTGCGCGACCTCGAGGAGGCCAACCTCGCCAAGAGCCTCTTCCTCGCCACGGTGAGCCACGAGCTCCGTACGCCCCTCGCGGCCCTCGTCGGGGCCACCGACCTGCTGATGGCCTCCGACCTCGAGCCCGAGCCCGCGCACTTCACCCGGCTCGTCCACCGCTCCGGGCAGCGGCTCACGCACCTGGTGCACGACCTGCTGGAATTCTCCGGGCTGGAGGCGCACCAGACCGTCCTGCACCCGGGTCCCTTCGACGTGCGCGAGCTGGTCCAGGACGTCGCGGAGTGGGCCGTTCCGTTCGCCGAGAGCCGCGACCTGTCCATCTCGTTCGTGGTCGACGAGGCGGTCCCGCGGACCGCGTTCGGCGATGCGCGCCGGATCACCCAGGTGGTCACCAACCTGGTGCAGAACGCGATCACCTTCACCTCGTGCGGCTCGGTGTGCGTGCGCGTCCGGGCCGGCGCGGCGCCCGACGACGCGACGACCTCCGGCACCTGGGTCGAGTTCACCGTCCTCGACAGCGGGATCGGGATCGCCGAGGAGCACGTCGAGAGCCTCTTCGACCCCTTCACCCAGACCGACCGCTTCACCGCGCGCGAGCAGCGTGGGATCGGGCTGGGGCTCGCGATCTGCCGCCAGCTGGTCGACCTCATGGGGGGTCGGCTCGAGGTCTGCTCGGCGCCCGGCGAGGGCAGCACCTTCACCTTCGCCGTGCCCCTCGGTCGCGCCGACGGGCCGGCGCCCGCCTCAGCCGGCGGCTGA